One window from the genome of Thalassospira xiamenensis M-5 = DSM 17429 encodes:
- a CDS encoding response regulator — MSTRREPHILVVDDDQEIQKLLKKFLLQHGFRITTVSDGAEMHRALRDWNIDLVILDIMLPGEDGFALCRDVRRNSKVPIVMLTAVGEDTDRILGLELGADDYLTKPFNPRELLARIRAVFRRFETGTVTQVHHEETKTQKILFADWTLDIGSRELRDLDDVAVHLSTGEFSLLLALVKHNKRALSREQLVDIVRGQSSIPFDRSIDIQISRLRRKIEKDAKNPKLIKTVRGIGYQFCADTRTV, encoded by the coding sequence CTGAGTACGCGGCGTGAACCCCATATTCTGGTTGTCGATGACGATCAGGAAATCCAGAAGCTCCTGAAAAAATTCCTGCTCCAGCACGGGTTTCGTATCACCACCGTTTCCGACGGGGCGGAGATGCATCGTGCGCTTCGTGACTGGAATATTGATCTGGTGATCCTTGATATCATGTTGCCTGGCGAGGATGGTTTTGCGCTCTGTCGGGATGTGCGCCGCAATTCCAAGGTACCGATTGTCATGCTGACTGCGGTGGGCGAGGATACAGATCGTATTCTTGGTCTTGAACTGGGTGCAGATGACTATCTGACCAAGCCGTTCAATCCGCGTGAATTGCTGGCCCGTATTCGTGCCGTGTTCCGCCGTTTTGAAACCGGTACCGTGACACAGGTTCATCACGAAGAAACCAAAACCCAGAAAATCCTGTTTGCCGACTGGACGCTCGATATCGGATCACGTGAATTGCGCGATCTGGATGATGTGGCGGTGCATTTGTCGACCGGGGAATTTTCGCTGTTGCTGGCGCTGGTCAAGCATAACAAGCGTGCGCTGTCGCGTGAACAGCTTGTTGATATCGTACGCGGGCAAAGCTCTATCCCGTTTGACCGCAGTATCGATATCCAGATCAGTCGCCTGCGCCGCAAAATTGAAAAAGATGCCAAAAACCCCAAGCTGATCAAAACCGTGCGCGGCATTGGCTATCAGTTCTGTGCCGATACGAGGACCGTCTAG
- a CDS encoding choice-of-anchor I family protein gives MRYSLMATVAMSVLLGACGTAATSKNVAMGLDTATPAAKPLSILSMGEYRTGVFDESAAEIPAFDPVTKRIFVVNGGDKAIDILDMSNPNEISKIGALDLSNWGKAANSVAVHDGVVAVAVENKDKQASGKAVFFTTNGDFIAAVTVGALPDMIKFTPDGKYVLVANEGEPNDAFDNDPEGSVSIIPVSGDVAKLTDADVRNVDFAFLNDATLPYGMRVSNPGTSSVAQDVEPEYIAVSKDSKTAYVSLQENNAVAILDIATASVIRVAGLGFKDHSVNAFDASDKDGKINIRTWPVMGMYMPDTIDTIEIDGKTWVLIANEGDSRDYDGYSEETRVGKLTLDPVAFPNAANLQKDENLGRLKTTKAQGDIDGDGDFDVIYSYGARSFSVLDAGGKMVFDSGDQFEQFMAANYSNVFNASDTENYSRDNRSDDKGPEPEGLASGYVNGTPYAFIGLERQGGFMVYDLTNPVNPQFVTYHSDRRYSGSPEADTAGELAPEGMLFVDAKNSPTGNAMLIVASEVSGSTKVYDLK, from the coding sequence ATGCGTTATTCATTAATGGCGACTGTTGCGATGTCTGTGCTTCTTGGGGCTTGTGGTACAGCGGCGACGTCAAAGAACGTTGCGATGGGGCTTGATACGGCAACACCGGCGGCCAAACCGCTTTCGATCCTTTCAATGGGCGAATATCGCACCGGCGTGTTTGATGAAAGTGCGGCTGAAATTCCGGCATTTGATCCGGTGACCAAGCGTATTTTTGTTGTGAATGGTGGGGATAAGGCCATCGACATTCTTGATATGTCGAACCCAAATGAAATCAGTAAAATCGGGGCGCTTGATCTTTCGAATTGGGGCAAAGCCGCCAACAGCGTTGCTGTTCACGATGGCGTTGTGGCCGTTGCTGTTGAAAATAAAGATAAACAGGCATCTGGCAAAGCTGTGTTCTTTACCACCAATGGTGATTTTATCGCAGCCGTTACTGTGGGCGCCTTGCCCGATATGATCAAATTTACCCCGGATGGTAAATATGTTTTGGTTGCCAATGAAGGTGAACCAAATGATGCGTTTGACAATGATCCGGAAGGCAGCGTTTCGATCATTCCGGTATCGGGTGATGTGGCCAAGTTAACGGATGCGGATGTTCGTAACGTTGATTTCGCCTTTTTGAATGATGCGACGCTTCCATACGGCATGCGGGTATCGAACCCGGGCACGTCAAGTGTCGCACAGGATGTTGAGCCGGAATATATCGCCGTGTCGAAAGACAGTAAAACGGCCTATGTGTCGCTTCAGGAAAATAACGCTGTTGCGATCCTTGATATTGCAACCGCCAGCGTGATCCGTGTTGCCGGTCTTGGGTTCAAGGACCATTCGGTCAATGCGTTTGATGCCAGCGACAAGGACGGCAAGATCAATATCCGCACCTGGCCGGTGATGGGGATGTATATGCCCGACACCATTGATACGATTGAAATCGATGGCAAAACCTGGGTGCTGATCGCGAACGAAGGCGATTCCCGCGATTATGATGGCTATAGCGAGGAAACCCGCGTCGGCAAGTTGACCCTTGATCCGGTAGCATTCCCGAATGCAGCAAACCTGCAAAAGGATGAAAACCTGGGCCGCCTTAAAACCACCAAGGCACAGGGCGACATTGACGGCGATGGTGATTTCGATGTGATTTATAGCTATGGCGCCCGGTCGTTCTCGGTCCTTGATGCCGGTGGCAAGATGGTCTTTGACAGTGGTGATCAATTTGAACAGTTCATGGCAGCGAATTACAGCAATGTTTTCAATGCCTCGGATACCGAAAACTATAGCCGCGATAATCGTTCCGATGACAAGGGGCCAGAACCCGAAGGTCTGGCATCGGGTTATGTCAATGGCACGCCTTATGCTTTCATCGGTCTGGAACGTCAGGGCGGGTTTATGGTCTATGATCTGACCAATCCGGTTAACCCGCAATTCGTGACATATCATTCTGATCGTCGATATTCCGGAAGCCCGGAAGCCGACACCGCGGGTGAACTTGCCCCGGAAGGGATGCTGTTTGTTGATGCCAAAAACAGCCCGACGGGCAATGCAATGTTGATCGTCGCATCCGAAGTATCGGGAAGCACCAAGGTTTATGACCTGAAATAG
- a CDS encoding NAD(P)/FAD-dependent oxidoreductase, with protein sequence MATINIAVIGAGMAGLKAASTLHGIGINVTVFEKSHGTGGRLATRRTEFGNFNHGAQYVTARDPAFRAFLRHAASQNSARDWRPNLYHGQQAQRQQTPRPIADGNTAADIWYQGAPLMNKLVTPLLTSFEIRTRHHINRIEPHGPREFILHNNLGQEFGPFDGVIATAPAPQAAELLQPLSPRFDVINNVKIAPCWSAMIAFANPLPTAFDAMVHPDPAISWAARSDNNNNLPHRPSPDLWVLHATTEWSRDNLEDDNERVASRLLEKFRDICGSRLPEIISIDAHRWRYARTETPLGQSHLTGMKGRIIAAGDWCLGARVEAAWRSGKCAAHAMIETLTS encoded by the coding sequence ATGGCCACGATCAATATCGCCGTGATCGGTGCGGGCATGGCTGGCCTTAAGGCAGCATCGACCCTGCATGGCATTGGCATCAATGTAACGGTCTTTGAAAAAAGCCACGGCACAGGCGGGCGGCTTGCGACCCGCCGAACCGAATTTGGCAATTTCAACCATGGCGCCCAATATGTGACGGCACGTGATCCGGCATTCCGTGCCTTCCTGCGCCATGCCGCAAGCCAAAATTCAGCGCGCGACTGGCGGCCCAACCTGTATCACGGCCAGCAAGCCCAAAGACAACAGACGCCACGCCCGATTGCGGATGGCAACACCGCCGCCGACATTTGGTATCAGGGCGCGCCACTAATGAACAAGCTGGTCACGCCTCTTCTGACCTCATTTGAAATTCGCACCCGTCACCACATCAATCGCATTGAACCACATGGCCCCCGTGAATTTATCCTGCATAATAATCTTGGTCAGGAATTTGGTCCTTTTGACGGTGTAATCGCAACTGCACCGGCCCCTCAAGCCGCCGAACTGTTACAGCCCTTAAGCCCGCGGTTTGATGTCATCAATAACGTTAAAATTGCTCCCTGCTGGTCAGCAATGATCGCATTTGCCAACCCTTTACCCACGGCATTTGACGCCATGGTCCATCCTGACCCTGCCATCAGTTGGGCCGCGCGAAGCGACAATAATAATAATCTGCCCCACAGACCATCACCGGATCTTTGGGTTTTGCACGCCACCACAGAATGGTCCCGTGACAATCTGGAAGACGACAACGAACGTGTCGCATCGCGCTTGCTGGAAAAATTTCGCGATATATGTGGCAGCCGACTTCCCGAAATCATATCAATCGACGCCCATCGCTGGCGATATGCCCGAACGGAAACACCGCTTGGCCAAAGCCATTTAACCGGGATGAAGGGTCGAATAATTGCCGCAGGTGACTGGTGCCTTGGCGCACGGGTCGAAGCCGCATGGCGCAGCGGAAAATGCGCGGCACATGCCATGATCGAAACTCTGACCAGTTGA
- the pgi gene encoding glucose-6-phosphate isomerase: MSTENMTTCWEKLDQLGGDVSKSLNLRKAFVDDPARFDRFQVTLDDLFVDYSKNLITDEVMTALRDLAGAAQVESWRDRMFAGERINVTEDRAVLHTALRNLDGGPVVIDGQDVMPDVKAVLARMKAFSARIHRGDWKGHTGKAITDVVNIGIGGSDLGPVMVNEALRPYHIDGIRCHFVSNVDGAHIVDTLKDLDAETTLFIIASKTFTTDETLTNAFSARDWLIGLLKDEAAVAKHFVAVSTALDKVAAFGIDTDNAFGFWDWVGGRYSLWSAIGLPIILAVGYDRFEELLRGAQAMDLHFQTAPLDKNIPVTLALIGVWYRNVLGASSQAILPYDQHLSRLPAYLQQADMESNGKSVTRDGKPIYYETGPIIWGEPGTNGQHAFYQLIHQGTELIPVDFIVAANALHPLANHHDKLVANCFAQAEALMRGKTEAEVRDELSDTNLTPAEIDVLAPQKVFAGNKPSNMILYKQLDPFTLGRLVAMYEHKIFVQGIIWNVNSYDQWGVELGKQLAKELLPMVQATQSADARDASTAGLIKQLQALRG, translated from the coding sequence ATGTCCACAGAAAATATGACGACCTGCTGGGAAAAGCTTGATCAATTGGGGGGGGATGTTTCCAAGAGCCTCAATTTACGCAAGGCTTTTGTCGATGATCCGGCGCGGTTTGACCGTTTTCAGGTCACGCTGGATGATCTGTTTGTTGATTATTCAAAAAACCTGATCACCGATGAAGTGATGACAGCCCTTCGTGATCTGGCCGGGGCGGCACAGGTTGAAAGCTGGCGCGATCGCATGTTTGCCGGTGAGCGGATCAATGTCACCGAAGACCGTGCAGTGCTTCACACCGCCCTTCGCAATCTGGATGGTGGCCCGGTGGTGATTGATGGTCAGGATGTCATGCCTGATGTCAAAGCCGTATTGGCACGGATGAAGGCCTTTAGTGCACGCATTCATCGTGGCGATTGGAAGGGGCATACCGGCAAGGCGATTACCGATGTGGTCAATATCGGGATTGGTGGCTCGGACCTTGGCCCGGTGATGGTCAACGAGGCCTTGCGCCCGTATCATATTGACGGCATTCGCTGCCATTTTGTTTCCAATGTCGATGGCGCACATATTGTTGATACGCTGAAAGACCTTGATGCGGAAACGACGCTTTTCATCATTGCGTCAAAGACCTTTACCACCGATGAAACCCTGACCAATGCCTTTTCGGCGCGGGATTGGCTGATTGGGCTGCTAAAGGACGAGGCCGCGGTTGCCAAGCATTTCGTGGCCGTGTCGACCGCCCTTGATAAGGTCGCCGCCTTTGGCATCGATACTGATAATGCGTTCGGTTTCTGGGATTGGGTTGGGGGCCGTTACAGCCTTTGGTCGGCGATTGGGTTGCCAATCATTCTGGCCGTTGGTTATGACAGGTTCGAAGAATTGTTGCGCGGTGCGCAGGCGATGGATCTGCATTTCCAGACCGCCCCGCTTGATAAAAATATTCCGGTGACTTTGGCGTTGATCGGGGTGTGGTATCGCAATGTGCTGGGCGCATCCAGTCAGGCGATTTTGCCGTATGATCAGCATTTGTCACGACTGCCTGCCTATTTGCAGCAGGCCGATATGGAAAGCAACGGCAAGTCGGTGACCCGCGATGGCAAGCCGATATATTACGAAACCGGTCCGATTATTTGGGGCGAGCCCGGGACCAATGGCCAGCATGCGTTTTATCAGCTGATCCATCAGGGAACAGAACTGATCCCGGTTGATTTCATTGTAGCGGCCAATGCATTGCATCCACTGGCAAACCATCATGACAAGCTGGTGGCGAATTGCTTTGCCCAGGCCGAGGCCCTGATGCGTGGTAAGACCGAGGCCGAAGTCCGCGATGAACTTTCGGATACCAACTTAACCCCGGCCGAGATTGATGTTCTGGCCCCGCAAAAGGTTTTTGCCGGCAACAAGCCGAGCAATATGATCCTGTATAAGCAGCTTGATCCCTTCACGTTGGGACGTTTGGTTGCGATGTATGAACATAAAATCTTTGTTCAGGGCATCATTTGGAACGTCAATTCCTATGACCAATGGGGGGTGGAACTGGGCAAACAATTGGCCAAGGAATTGTTGCCGATGGTGCAGGCCACGCAAAGTGCCGATGCCCGTGATGCATCCACGGCCGGTTTGATCAAGCAGTTGCAGGCATTGCGTGGTTAA
- a CDS encoding PfkB family carbohydrate kinase codes for MSAKAVCLGELLIDFVPTVTGTGLADAPAFAKAAGGAPGNVAVGLQRLGIETGFIGKLGDDAFGHFLVDTLKADNVDTSGIVLTKEALTGLAFVSLRADGEREFSFYRSPSADMLLTPADLDQDMLKGCDLFHYGTLCMIDDDPRAATLAAIDIARENGAIISCDPNLRLPLWPNPDAARDMLRLAITKADVVKISDDEVAFITGKDDLEAGVRELWCDHWKLMIVTSGPKGSRFFTPDFEGAAKPFKVTAVDATGAGDGFTAGFLSRLLKDPELLTSAEKVAAACRFANAVGAMTATKRGAIAALPTEAEVAQFLSVNGLPG; via the coding sequence ATGAGCGCAAAAGCAGTTTGCCTTGGGGAATTGCTGATTGATTTTGTCCCGACTGTGACCGGTACCGGCCTTGCCGATGCACCGGCCTTTGCCAAGGCCGCAGGTGGTGCGCCGGGCAATGTGGCTGTGGGATTGCAACGGCTGGGCATTGAAACCGGTTTTATCGGCAAGCTTGGCGATGATGCTTTTGGCCATTTTCTGGTCGATACTTTAAAGGCCGACAATGTTGATACATCGGGCATTGTTCTGACCAAGGAAGCCCTGACCGGGTTGGCTTTTGTGTCGCTGCGTGCCGATGGCGAACGCGAATTTTCTTTCTATCGCAGCCCGTCGGCGGATATGTTGCTGACACCGGCCGATCTTGATCAGGATATGCTCAAAGGCTGTGACCTGTTTCATTACGGTACGCTTTGCATGATTGATGATGATCCGCGTGCAGCGACCCTTGCCGCAATTGACATTGCACGCGAAAACGGGGCGATTATTTCCTGTGATCCGAACCTTCGTTTGCCGCTTTGGCCCAATCCGGACGCCGCGCGTGATATGTTGCGGCTTGCGATTACCAAGGCGGATGTGGTCAAGATTTCCGATGATGAAGTGGCCTTTATCACCGGGAAGGATGACCTTGAGGCAGGGGTTCGCGAATTATGGTGTGATCACTGGAAACTGATGATCGTAACATCCGGCCCGAAAGGCAGCCGTTTCTTTACCCCGGATTTTGAAGGGGCGGCCAAGCCGTTCAAAGTCACAGCGGTTGATGCGACCGGGGCAGGGGATGGCTTTACCGCCGGTTTCCTGTCACGTTTGCTTAAGGACCCGGAATTGCTGACATCGGCGGAAAAGGTCGCTGCTGCCTGCCGATTTGCCAATGCGGTCGGCGCGATGACAGCCACCAAACGCGGTGCGATTGCGGCCCTTCCGACCGAGGCAGAGGTTGCGCAATTCCTGTCTGTGAACGGATTGCCCGGTTAG
- a CDS encoding tyrosine phosphatase family protein translates to MKPVSISLLTICGIDELPTHQTRSVSHVLSVLDPERPDPDAFAAYAPHERTILRFHDIIDELPGQMAPTVAHVEEVLAFGEGLKNTVDARKDGHLLVHCHMGVSRSTAAMLTLMAQTQPDANEDELFATLRAIRPIAWPNSRMISFADDLLGRGGKLNAALTRHYRYQLEHDDHFDEWMTSLGRGREVALGKSA, encoded by the coding sequence ATGAAACCGGTTTCTATTTCGCTTTTGACGATTTGTGGCATTGATGAACTGCCAACCCATCAAACCCGGTCGGTTTCGCATGTGCTTTCGGTCCTTGATCCGGAAAGACCGGACCCGGATGCATTCGCGGCTTATGCCCCGCATGAACGTACCATTTTGCGGTTCCACGATATCATTGATGAACTGCCCGGTCAGATGGCTCCGACGGTCGCCCATGTCGAAGAGGTTCTCGCCTTTGGTGAGGGACTCAAAAACACCGTCGATGCCCGTAAGGACGGCCATTTGCTGGTGCATTGCCATATGGGCGTTTCACGTTCGACAGCAGCGATGCTGACGCTCATGGCGCAAACCCAGCCCGATGCAAACGAAGATGAACTTTTTGCAACCCTTCGTGCCATTCGTCCGATTGCCTGGCCCAATTCGCGCATGATTTCCTTTGCCGATGATCTGCTGGGGCGGGGTGGTAAACTGAATGCGGCGCTGACACGCCATTATCGTTATCAGCTTGAGCATGATGATCATTTCGATGAATGGATGACATCGCTTGGCCGCGGGCGTGAAGTTGCGCTGGGGAAATCGGCCTGA
- the speB gene encoding agmatinase, whose product MSSTGVIDTKGGDNAFTAKSVHQNTSEPMYSGALSFMRRKYTRDLTGIDVAVTGIPFDLATSSRPGTRLGPQGVRRASVNLAWAPHFPSGRDIFGELAVIDYGDMVIDPGYPHKIPEMIEDHARDIVSSGAKMLTIGGDHFISYPILKAHAEKYGKGISLIQFDAHSDTWEDDGDRIDHGTMFWHAAKNGIVDASKSIQVGIRTHNESTHGYNILYGPDVQAMSIDQIVAKIKDVVGDNHAYITFDIDGLDPCYAPGTGTPVLGGLTSHQAVSILRGLAGGINLIGSDVVEVSPPYDVSDITSLAGATIAWEMLNIHAVNRKP is encoded by the coding sequence ATGAGCAGTACCGGGGTTATTGATACCAAAGGCGGCGACAACGCTTTTACTGCGAAATCCGTGCATCAGAATACCAGCGAGCCGATGTATTCCGGCGCGCTGTCATTCATGCGCCGCAAATATACCCGTGATCTTACGGGCATTGATGTTGCGGTTACGGGCATCCCCTTTGATCTTGCAACGTCGAGCCGCCCTGGTACGCGCCTTGGCCCGCAGGGGGTGCGCCGTGCGTCGGTAAATCTTGCATGGGCACCGCATTTCCCGTCCGGGCGCGATATTTTTGGTGAACTGGCCGTGATCGACTATGGCGATATGGTGATTGATCCCGGTTATCCGCATAAAATCCCGGAGATGATCGAGGATCACGCACGCGATATCGTTAGCTCGGGTGCGAAAATGCTGACGATTGGTGGCGACCATTTCATCAGTTACCCAATCCTGAAGGCTCATGCCGAAAAGTACGGCAAGGGAATTTCGCTGATCCAGTTCGATGCCCATTCCGACACATGGGAAGATGATGGCGATCGTATCGATCATGGCACCATGTTCTGGCATGCGGCAAAGAATGGCATTGTTGACGCGTCGAAATCCATTCAGGTTGGCATCCGCACGCATAATGAATCGACCCATGGATATAACATCCTGTACGGGCCGGATGTGCAGGCGATGTCGATTGATCAGATCGTTGCCAAAATCAAAGACGTGGTCGGCGACAATCACGCCTATATCACCTTTGATATCGACGGGCTTGACCCGTGCTATGCACCGGGCACCGGCACGCCGGTTCTGGGCGGCCTGACCAGCCATCAGGCGGTTTCGATCCTGCGCGGTCTTGCGGGGGGGATCAATCTGATCGGCTCGGACGTGGTGGAAGTTTCCCCGCCTTATGATGTATCGGACATCACATCGCTTGCCGGTGCGACGATTGCTTGGGAAATGCTGAATATCCATGCGGTGAACCGAAAGCCGTAA